Proteins encoded in a region of the Balaenoptera ricei isolate mBalRic1 chromosome 19, mBalRic1.hap2, whole genome shotgun sequence genome:
- the LOC132353892 gene encoding LOW QUALITY PROTEIN: olfactory receptor 6Z7-like (The sequence of the model RefSeq protein was modified relative to this genomic sequence to represent the inferred CDS: inserted 2 bases in 1 codon; deleted 2 bases in 1 codon; substituted 1 base at 1 genomic stop codon) — MESSLDLGNMSRVQKFILLGLPARQGISIVLFAVFLTLYLLTLLENTLIISLVCSPGDLXKPMYFFLGNLSCLETCYMSVTMPSLLVGLRSSACPVPFTACIIQLFLFISLTGTKCTLLASMTYDHYVAVCRPLHYLLLLRPQICLGLALSSWLGGLLVSVVKISCIASLSYCGPNVLNQFFCDVSPLLNLSCTHVTLTELVDFISAIVICGTLLVALASYAAIRRAVLQMPSAAAGSKTXSTCASHLIVVDIFCSVVLFTYYRPSRVEPTDLNKLLSVIYTVATPMCPDLVYCLRNKEVRAALRKTLPQRRVSSARTDISCS, encoded by the exons ATGGAGAGTTCTCTGGACTTGGGCAATATGTCCAGAGTGCAAAAGTTTATCCTACTGGGTTTACCTGCCAGGCAAGGCATAAGCATTGTGCTGTTTGCCGTCTTCCTGACTCTCTACCTGTTGACCCTCCTGGAGAACACACTCATCATTTCCCTTGTCTGCAGTCCTGGTGACCTCTGAAAGCCCATGTACTTCTTCCTGGGCAACCTGAGCTGCCTGGAGACGTGCTACATGTCAGTGACCATGCCCAGCTTGCTCGTGGGGCTGAGGTCCAGTGCATGCCCTGTGCCCTTCACAGCCTGCATAATACAGCTTTTTTTATTCATCTCTCTCACTGGCACCAAGTGCACCCTCCTGGCCTCCATGACCTACGACCACTATGTGGCCGTCTGCCGCCCACTACACtacctgctgctcctgaggccccAGATCTGCCTGGGTTTAGCTTTGTCCTCATGGCTTGGTGGGCTGCTGGTCTCGGTGGTCAAGATATCATGCATCGCCAGCCTGTCCTACTGTGGCCCCAATGTCCTCAACCAATTTTTCTGTGATGTCTCCCCTCTGCTCAACCTGTCCTGCACCCACGTGACCCTGACGGAGCTGGTCGACTTCATCTCTGCCATCGTCATCTGCGGGACCCTGCTAGTTGCTCTGGCCTCGTATGCGGCCATCAGGAGGGCTGTGCTCCAAATGCCTTCGGCTGCTGCCGGCAGCAAAAC CTCCACCTGCGCCTCCCACCTGATTGTGGTGGACATCTTCTGCTCAGTGGTTCTCTTCACGTATTACCGCCCCAGCCGTGTCGAACCCACTGACCTCAACAAGTTGCTGTCCGTCATCTACACGGTGGCCACGCCCATGTGC CCTGATCTAGTCTACTGCCTGCGGAACAAGGAGGTCCGCGCAGCGCTGCGGAAAACCCTCCCCCAGCGCCGAGTCTCTTCAGCGAGAACTGACATTTCCTGCTCCTGA